Below is a window of Fusobacterium sp. DD2 DNA.
AGCTGTATCTGTAACTGATGGAGCACATAAAGTAGTAGTGGAAACACAGGGATACAACTACCCAAGATACATATCAATAGTCAAATAGGAGGAGTAAAATGGAGAAAAGAACCCTTAGAATAATGTTCAGTAAGAATGGTAAAGGTGCAGTAAGCTATAGAATCAACTTACCAACGCCATGGATTAATGACTTAGGAGTAACAGAAGATTCTAGAGAAGTAAACGTCTATAAACTAGACGACCAAATAATAATAATATCAAAAGAAAAAATACAGAAGCTGGAGAATACACGCCCTTTTCTCTTATTCATATGAACTATTTTTTATCTTCCTTCTTATCTCTTATCTGTTCAAATCTCTTTTCCAGTTGTCTCCTAAAACATTCTGGAATTGGTATACCTGCTATTATTGCATTTTCTATAATACTTATAACCTCATTCCCTATAAAAATACAAGTAATTATATTCTTGAATTGGATTGGACCCCTCAACACTTCATCAGCTTTCCATACTGCAGTAAGCACCAACACCATCATTACCTTTTTTAGGGCTCCCTTGATACCTACACGGGAGTTCGTCTTTTCTGTTATAACACTCTTTATTATTCCGGATATATAATCCGTTAGCATGACTATCGCCAGTGTTGCTACAAGCTCATCACGGCCTCCCGTAACATAAAAAATTAATGTTAGAATACCTCCAAGTACTAAATTGAATACGTTAAATATTATTTTCCCTATTTCTTTTCCAAGTTCTATAATTTGATTAAGTTCATCCACGGCTGCCTCCTTTGATTTATAGCTTTACTCCGCCTCTTATACCGACAGCTGCTTCAGATTGGCCATGAAAATTAGTACGTCCTTCCGCATACCCTTCTATATAGCCTTTTGAGTCCCTCATATTTTTAGCTAATTCTATTGCAGCTTTTGCATCAGGAGATGAAGATCCTACGTCAATTATTTTATTCAACATACTAATCTCATCAGCCTTTTTCCCTTTAAATACTACTTGTAAATCGGCTAGGGCACTTTCCAAATATTTGTGTATCATTTCATCGCTGATCAGATCCGATGCTCCTGCTGGAAGTTTACTTCTTACAATTTTAGTAGCTTCATCAAGTTTTTTCTTACCATTACCATCACGATAAATTGCTTCTACAAGTGACACAGAATAGTAGCCAATACGCATAAGAAGTGCTTTAATCTTCTGTTCTTTGGCTATTTTCCCCTGTCTTCTATACACATACATCAATACAATTAATGCCACTACTGCCACAATACATGCAATTATAACGCCATAAAATACTTTCTCAGTCATGCTAATCTGCCTCCCTAATAAAATCAACTATAAATTTTGCAAACCTTTCCTTATTCTTGAATTTTTCCGCTTCCTGATTATTACCAAAAAACGGTTCAATTAAAACATAAGGGCAACAGGTCTTACAAATCCCGAATCCTCCTCTTTCGTTGCTATCTTTAATTTTTATAATGCCCTTATTTCTTAAACCATATTCATCACACAGTTTTTCTAAAAATTCAGTAGCAACTTTTTGACCTCCAGCACTTCCATGATGTGCTAAACATAAAGCGCCATTCACTTTTTTATCAGCCACATTATTGAAGTGGAGCTCCAGAACAAAATCATACTTGTGCTTATTAATTGAATTTACAACTGGAGTCATTTCCCTGGTATATCCTCCGGCCGGTTTCCTTATATAAATATCAATTGAATTGTCCAGCTGGCTAATCATATTAGCTATATCAGTGTAGTAATCATATTCATATTGACGAAGCACTGTTGAATACGCCCCTTTGCTCAACTCATTGTGACCAATTACCAATGCTTTCATACTATTCACCTCCTAACTACTTAATTTTTTTAATTTTAGTCAGTAACGCGTTTATTTCCTCCTTTAAGGCTTCCATCTTTGACTGCAATAAAACTATTGTCTCATCACTTTCAAATTCGTCTGAGAACTCTTTCAGCTCCTCGATTTCTTTCTTGTATTTTGCATACTCAAGAATTTTGTTTTTTCTGTCTATCATAAGACTTTCTTTATTAGCTCCTTCTTCCCAGCAAGCTTTTTCTTTATTCCACTTAGCTTGTACGAAGTCCTCAGAACATTCAACTGTTTTTATTGTTCCGTCAGTAACTACCTCTCCATCAGCAAGTAAATCTGTTTGATTTAGCAATACTATTTTTTCTT
It encodes the following:
- a CDS encoding AbrB/MazE/SpoVT family DNA-binding domain-containing protein produces the protein MEKRTLRIMFSKNGKGAVSYRINLPTPWINDLGVTEDSREVNVYKLDDQIIIISKEKIQKLENTRPFLLFI
- a CDS encoding phage holin family protein, which translates into the protein MDELNQIIELGKEIGKIIFNVFNLVLGGILTLIFYVTGGRDELVATLAIVMLTDYISGIIKSVITEKTNSRVGIKGALKKVMMVLVLTAVWKADEVLRGPIQFKNIITCIFIGNEVISIIENAIIAGIPIPECFRRQLEKRFEQIRDKKEDKK
- a CDS encoding phage holin, LLH family, whose product is MTEKVFYGVIIACIVAVVALIVLMYVYRRQGKIAKEQKIKALLMRIGYYSVSLVEAIYRDGNGKKKLDEATKIVRSKLPAGASDLISDEMIHKYLESALADLQVVFKGKKADEISMLNKIIDVGSSSPDAKAAIELAKNMRDSKGYIEGYAEGRTNFHGQSEAAVGIRGGVKL
- a CDS encoding N-acetylmuramoyl-L-alanine amidase, encoding MKALVIGHNELSKGAYSTVLRQYEYDYYTDIANMISQLDNSIDIYIRKPAGGYTREMTPVVNSINKHKYDFVLELHFNNVADKKVNGALCLAHHGSAGGQKVATEFLEKLCDEYGLRNKGIIKIKDSNERGGFGICKTCCPYVLIEPFFGNNQEAEKFKNKERFAKFIVDFIREAD